A region from the Marinitoga sp. 38H-ov genome encodes:
- a CDS encoding ABC transporter substrate-binding protein translates to MKKVLVLSLVLLIAIMGLSVKITMAAGAVGKELEVLMNQIKMFNKIYPDIEVQLLPMPNSSTARHDLYVTYLGAMTSDPDILMIDVIWPAEFAPFVADLTDDYDYFELDQFLPGTVKSGTVQGRIVAIPWFTDAGLLYYRKDLLEKYGYDVPQTWEELKTVASDIASKEKINGMLFQLAQYEGLVCDVAEFVHSYGADFLDANGNVIIGDADNHARLVKALTTLKSFIDDGVAPKGVLTYMEEETRRPFQNGESVFLRNWPYVWSLANDANQSKIAGKIGVAPLPKGDIENGRHSATLGGWMLAINNYSSDAEKDAAKKFVKFLTSYDQQLYKAINAGQNPTRKAVYSDPKIKEAAPFMVELYNVFINAEPRPITPVYTEVSDAIQRHIHDFLIGKKDVEKALKDLESELKMIIGQ, encoded by the coding sequence ATGAAAAAAGTATTAGTTTTATCTTTAGTATTATTAATTGCTATTATGGGATTAAGTGTTAAAATTACAATGGCTGCTGGTGCTGTCGGTAAAGAATTAGAAGTATTAATGAATCAAATCAAGATGTTCAATAAAATTTATCCCGATATTGAAGTTCAATTATTACCTATGCCAAATAGTTCAACTGCAAGACATGATTTATACGTTACATATTTAGGAGCTATGACATCTGATCCAGATATTTTAATGATAGATGTTATTTGGCCTGCTGAATTTGCTCCATTTGTTGCAGATTTAACTGATGATTATGATTATTTTGAATTAGATCAATTCTTACCTGGTACAGTTAAATCCGGGACAGTTCAAGGAAGAATAGTTGCAATACCTTGGTTCACAGATGCAGGATTATTGTATTATAGAAAAGATTTATTAGAAAAATATGGTTATGATGTTCCACAAACATGGGAAGAATTAAAAACAGTAGCTTCTGATATTGCATCAAAAGAAAAGATTAATGGTATGTTATTTCAATTAGCTCAATATGAAGGTTTGGTATGTGATGTTGCAGAATTTGTACATTCATACGGTGCAGATTTCTTAGATGCTAATGGAAATGTTATTATAGGTGATGCTGATAATCATGCTAGATTAGTAAAAGCATTAACAACTTTAAAGAGCTTTATTGACGACGGCGTTGCTCCAAAAGGTGTTTTAACTTATATGGAAGAAGAAACAAGAAGACCTTTCCAAAATGGTGAATCAGTATTCTTAAGGAACTGGCCATATGTTTGGTCATTAGCAAATGATGCTAATCAATCAAAAATTGCTGGTAAAATTGGCGTTGCTCCATTACCAAAGGGAGATATTGAAAACGGAAGACATTCAGCTACATTAGGTGGATGGATGTTAGCAATTAACAATTATTCATCAGATGCTGAAAAAGATGCTGCAAAGAAATTTGTAAAATTCTTAACCTCATATGATCAACAATTATATAAAGCTATAAATGCTGGTCAAAATCCAACAAGAAAAGCTGTTTACTCAGATCCAAAAATCAAAGAAGCCGCTCCATTTATGGTTGAATTATATAATGTGTTTATAAATGCAGAACCAAGACCAATTACCCCTGTTTATACAGAAGTATCAGATGCAATACAAAGACATATTCATGACTTCTTAATAGGTAAAAAAGACGTAGAAAAAGCTTTAA
- the galT gene encoding galactose-1-phosphate uridylyltransferase: MPEYRKDPITNRWVIISSERSNRPIEKIIPNVEKFDFCPFDQGNENLTPPEVLAFKPEKSKPNDENWWLRVVPNKFPAVTKDIPPNLNSNGIYFSVDGYGYHEVIIETPNHDSKIAYMNYSEVEEIVWAYLNRFNDIKKDKKIKYIQIFKNYGRSAGASLSHPHSQLIATPIIPIFIEDEIKGAKKFYNIKNKCIFCSIIEQEKNENIRIVEENDTFLSLEPFAPRFPYETWIIQKKHNSNFGSINSKDVKDFSSILKNTLLRLNVLLGDIPYNYMIHTSPFDILNNSYYHWHLEIIPRLTNAAGFEWGSGFFINSVSPEVAARNLKILEEGLL; encoded by the coding sequence ATGCCTGAATATAGAAAAGATCCTATTACAAATCGATGGGTTATTATATCCTCTGAAAGATCCAATAGACCAATAGAAAAAATTATTCCTAATGTAGAAAAATTTGACTTTTGTCCATTTGATCAAGGAAATGAAAACCTAACTCCACCAGAAGTTTTAGCCTTTAAACCAGAAAAATCTAAACCAAATGATGAAAATTGGTGGCTAAGAGTTGTTCCAAATAAATTCCCAGCTGTAACAAAAGATATTCCTCCAAATTTAAATAGCAATGGAATATATTTTTCAGTTGATGGATATGGTTATCACGAGGTTATAATAGAAACACCTAATCATGATTCGAAAATTGCTTATATGAATTATTCTGAAGTAGAAGAAATTGTATGGGCATATTTAAATAGATTTAATGATATAAAAAAAGATAAAAAAATCAAATATATTCAAATTTTTAAAAATTATGGAAGAAGTGCTGGCGCATCTTTATCTCATCCTCACTCACAATTAATTGCAACTCCCATAATTCCTATTTTTATTGAAGATGAAATTAAAGGTGCAAAAAAATTCTATAATATTAAAAACAAATGTATTTTTTGTTCTATAATTGAGCAGGAAAAAAATGAAAATATAAGAATTGTTGAAGAAAACGATACATTTTTATCTCTTGAACCTTTTGCTCCTAGATTTCCATATGAAACATGGATAATTCAAAAAAAACATAATTCAAATTTTGGTAGTATTAATTCAAAAGATGTTAAGGATTTTTCTTCTATACTTAAAAATACATTATTAAGGTTAAACGTATTATTAGGCGATATACCATATAACTATATGATTCACACATCACCCTTTGATATTTTAAACAATTCATATTATCATTGGCATTTAGAAATTATTCCTAGATTAACAAATGCTGCAGGTTTTGAGTGGGGATCAGGATTTTTTATTAATTCTGTTTCACCAGAAGTTGCCGCTAGAAACTTAAAAATTTTAGAGGAGGGATTATTATGA
- a CDS encoding glycogen/starch synthase, whose amino-acid sequence MNITFISYEVAPLAKVGGLGDVVGTLPKFLQNKVDNINIIMPFHKIVEKNIEKYNLPLEKVYDELYPFSHSLKYPFSVYKSVLPNTNIPVYLIKNDNLFSTEEIYEYPHPEHQTSYFCDASLTFVKTALPDIDIIHINDWQTSLIPVYLRNNYRDDEILNKKTTVLTIHNLGYQGIFSPDTLNVAGLPGYLYNIDALEFFGQINFLKGGILFSDILNTVSRTYAEEIQTEEYGYKLDGVLKIRNEDLYGILNGIDYEIFNPETDKLIPYNFNIKNLENKTKNKLYLQEKLNLPQNKEIPVISFIGRIVEQKGIDLISEIIDYLTLLDIQIIILGTGEKKYEELLLKYQNKYPDKLSINIKFDLDLAQLIYAGSDMFIMPSKYEPCGLGQMYSMRYGTIPIVRYTGGLADTVKEFYCNTNEGTGFGFYEYTSSNLLISVLKALNVYFRNQECWNTLVKNAMKTDFSWDKSADEYILLYKRSINKKNY is encoded by the coding sequence ATGAATATTACTTTTATTTCATATGAGGTTGCTCCTTTAGCAAAGGTTGGAGGATTAGGAGATGTTGTTGGAACTTTACCGAAATTTTTACAAAACAAAGTAGATAACATAAATATAATAATGCCTTTTCACAAAATTGTTGAAAAAAACATAGAAAAATATAATTTACCTTTAGAAAAAGTATATGATGAACTTTATCCTTTTAGTCATTCATTAAAATATCCTTTTTCGGTATATAAATCTGTATTACCAAATACAAATATTCCAGTCTACTTAATAAAAAACGATAATCTTTTTTCAACTGAAGAAATATATGAATATCCTCATCCTGAACATCAAACATCTTACTTTTGTGATGCCTCTTTAACGTTTGTAAAAACAGCTCTTCCAGATATAGATATTATACATATTAATGATTGGCAAACATCATTAATTCCTGTTTATCTAAGAAATAATTATAGAGATGATGAAATTTTAAATAAAAAAACTACTGTTTTAACTATTCATAACTTAGGTTATCAAGGGATATTCTCTCCTGATACACTTAATGTTGCAGGATTACCTGGATACTTATATAATATTGATGCTTTAGAATTTTTTGGACAAATTAATTTCTTAAAAGGTGGAATTTTATTTAGTGATATTTTAAATACAGTAAGCAGAACATATGCTGAAGAAATTCAAACTGAAGAATATGGATATAAACTTGATGGCGTACTAAAAATTAGAAATGAAGATTTATACGGCATTTTAAATGGTATTGATTATGAAATTTTTAATCCAGAAACAGATAAATTAATTCCATATAATTTCAACATTAAAAACTTAGAAAATAAAACAAAAAATAAATTATATTTACAAGAAAAATTAAATTTACCTCAAAATAAAGAAATACCTGTTATAAGTTTTATAGGTAGAATTGTTGAACAAAAAGGTATTGATTTAATCTCAGAAATAATAGATTATCTAACTTTATTGGATATTCAAATTATTATTTTAGGAACTGGTGAAAAAAAATATGAAGAATTATTACTTAAATATCAAAATAAATACCCTGATAAACTATCTATAAATATTAAATTTGATTTAGATTTAGCTCAACTTATTTATGCTGGTAGTGATATGTTCATAATGCCTTCCAAATATGAACCATGCGGATTGGGACAAATGTATTCAATGAGATATGGAACTATTCCAATAGTAAGATACACTGGTGGTTTAGCCGATACTGTAAAAGAATTTTATTGTAATACTAATGAGGGTACTGGATTTGGTTTTTACGAATATACTTCATCTAATTTATTAATCTCTGTATTAAAAGCTCTTAATGTATATTTTAGAAATCAAGAATGTTGGAATACACTAGTTAAAAATGCAATGAAAACTGATTTTTCATGGGATAAATCGGCAGATGAATATATATTATTATACAAAAGATCAATCAATAAGAAAAATTATTAG
- a CDS encoding MBL fold metallo-hydrolase translates to MNFKVILDGGLLTITGRVHGTFSSVFLLENNTRKILIDPSHIHVIQDIEANLEIAPEDITDIVLTHVHLDHAYNSMFFPNATIRIHENYLGKDYRKFGPLIGQAYQQMINSWNNRVETFKDGEILFDSIKVIYTPYHSKEHVSLYIESENMGKIFLPGDICMTKIDFYDIMRNLRTDKVAEIVKEWSEKSDYVIFTHDTPYKMR, encoded by the coding sequence ATGAACTTTAAAGTAATTTTAGATGGCGGATTATTAACTATAACTGGTAGAGTACACGGTACATTCTCTTCTGTATTTTTACTAGAAAATAATACTAGAAAAATACTAATTGATCCAAGTCATATACATGTTATTCAAGATATAGAAGCTAATTTAGAAATTGCACCAGAAGATATAACAGATATTGTTTTAACTCATGTGCATTTGGATCATGCATATAATTCTATGTTTTTCCCAAATGCAACAATAAGAATACATGAAAATTATTTAGGAAAAGATTATAGAAAATTTGGCCCACTAATAGGACAAGCATATCAACAAATGATTAATTCTTGGAATAACCGCGTAGAAACATTTAAAGATGGCGAGATTTTATTTGATTCTATAAAGGTTATATACACCCCATATCATTCAAAAGAGCATGTTTCTCTATATATTGAAAGTGAAAATATGGGTAAAATATTCCTGCCAGGCGATATTTGTATGACAAAAATTGATTTTTATGACATTATGAGAAATTTAAGAACTGATAAGGTTGCAGAAATAGTAAAAGAATGGTCAGAAAAATCTGATTATGTTATTTTCACTCATGATACACCTTATAAAATGAGATAG
- a CDS encoding CBS domain-containing protein yields the protein MYVKLWTKRAFEKLSIENTIDDAIKMFFEKDIDIILLTRKNGTLLSAIRKEDIAVLREYDSDDLLIDVFEPIEDFLYEDDLVEDVLLTMLETNYKILPVVDYDMKPIGIFGINELLKAMVNITALDEPGTKVIITLHDKPGEVKKVVETISNNNLNILSMTTCKINSFKRMLSIKLSLKDVNAISSILDNNNIEYDGIYEEA from the coding sequence ATGTACGTAAAATTATGGACAAAGAGGGCCTTTGAAAAATTAAGTATTGAAAACACCATAGACGACGCAATAAAAATGTTTTTTGAAAAAGATATTGATATTATTTTACTTACAAGAAAAAATGGAACTCTTCTTTCTGCAATCAGAAAAGAGGATATTGCTGTTTTACGAGAATACGATAGCGATGATTTATTAATAGATGTATTTGAACCTATAGAAGATTTTTTATATGAAGATGATTTAGTTGAAGATGTATTATTAACAATGTTAGAAACTAATTATAAGATATTACCAGTAGTTGATTATGATATGAAACCTATAGGAATTTTTGGAATTAATGAATTGCTAAAAGCAATGGTAAATATTACTGCGTTAGATGAACCAGGAACGAAAGTTATTATAACTTTACATGATAAACCTGGCGAAGTAAAAAAGGTTGTTGAAACTATAAGCAATAACAATTTAAATATTTTATCAATGACAACATGTAAAATAAATTCATTTAAAAGAATGTTATCAATAAAACTATCCTTAAAGGATGTTAATGCTATATCCTCTATCTTAGATAATAATAATATTGAATATGATGGAATATATGAAGAAGCATAG
- a CDS encoding DegV family protein, which translates to MGKIGVIVDSGCDIPLNILEKYDNLKVVPLRTIIDGVEYDEGTFSEDFLFEHIDGNVKTSLPKPENIKIAIEEMINDGYNDILTFNISKNLSGTYNLFKMISESIKDVKIINIDTLNISIGSGLVVYRALQYIEQGMDLKEIVDNIKRDIKNSTVFYVIPTLKYLARGGRIGKVSAMMGQLLNLKPIISVDDEGVYYTVSKIRGYNKSVEALYKEVLKYIGDNKFIAGVVISGNNEKVKIMQDNFVEKLKILGNTLEIFKGKVSSTLSVHTGQDLIGIGVLKL; encoded by the coding sequence ATGGGGAAAATAGGAGTAATTGTAGATTCAGGCTGTGACATCCCTTTAAATATATTAGAAAAATATGATAATCTTAAAGTAGTTCCGTTGAGAACTATAATTGATGGTGTTGAATACGATGAGGGAACATTTTCGGAAGATTTTTTATTTGAACATATAGATGGAAATGTTAAAACATCATTACCGAAACCAGAGAATATAAAAATTGCAATAGAAGAGATGATAAATGATGGATATAATGATATATTAACCTTTAATATATCAAAGAATTTAAGTGGTACATATAATTTGTTTAAAATGATATCAGAAAGCATTAAAGATGTAAAAATAATAAATATAGATACTTTAAATATTTCAATAGGCTCAGGATTAGTAGTATATAGAGCTTTACAATATATAGAACAAGGTATGGATTTAAAAGAAATTGTTGATAATATAAAAAGAGATATAAAAAATTCTACAGTATTTTATGTAATACCAACATTGAAGTATCTTGCACGTGGTGGAAGGATAGGAAAGGTATCTGCCATGATGGGACAATTATTAAATTTAAAACCTATTATTTCAGTTGATGATGAAGGTGTTTATTATACAGTATCAAAAATAAGGGGGTATAATAAATCAGTAGAAGCATTGTATAAAGAGGTGTTAAAATATATAGGAGATAATAAATTTATAGCTGGTGTTGTTATAAGTGGGAATAATGAGAAAGTGAAAATTATGCAAGATAATTTTGTAGAAAAATTAAAAATATTAGGCAATACTTTAGAGATATTTAAAGGTAAGGTTTCTAGTACATTATCAGTTCACACTGGTCAAGATTTAATAGGTATTGGTGTCTTGAAATTATAA
- a CDS encoding DegV family protein — protein sequence MEKIGIIVDSGTDLPKNIIEKYNIKVVPLRIIIDGKEYEEGSITEEFLIKRLDDSEVTTSLPKPDSVIKAFEELISEGIKRIITFNISSKMSGTFNLFRLTSNTLKEKYPDVKIENIDTKNISIGAGLVAYNAIKMIEEGKVFDEIVKWCNENINKAKVFFAIPTLKYLAKGGRIGKVSAKIGEMLNIKPIISISDEGIYYSVSKVRGFKKSFDKVFEEFNKFVDNRKNIAAVYISGTTKEFEKVQRDFFEKVGNLEHTLEVIMGKVSSTLLVHSGPDLFGIGVIVTE from the coding sequence ATGGAAAAAATAGGTATTATAGTAGATTCTGGTACAGATTTACCTAAAAATATAATAGAAAAATATAATATAAAAGTAGTACCATTAAGAATAATTATTGACGGAAAAGAATATGAAGAGGGTTCTATAACAGAAGAATTTTTAATTAAAAGACTTGATGATAGTGAAGTAACCACATCATTACCTAAGCCTGATTCAGTGATAAAAGCTTTTGAGGAATTAATTAGTGAAGGTATAAAAAGAATAATTACCTTTAATATTTCAAGTAAGATGAGCGGCACTTTTAATCTTTTTAGATTAACTTCAAATACATTAAAAGAAAAATATCCAGATGTAAAAATAGAAAATATTGATACAAAAAATATTTCAATAGGTGCAGGACTTGTAGCTTATAATGCAATTAAAATGATTGAAGAAGGTAAAGTATTTGATGAAATAGTTAAATGGTGTAATGAAAACATAAATAAAGCAAAAGTATTTTTTGCTATTCCAACGTTAAAATACTTAGCAAAAGGTGGTAGAATAGGGAAAGTTTCTGCAAAAATAGGTGAAATGTTAAATATAAAGCCTATAATATCTATAAGTGATGAGGGGATTTATTATTCTGTATCAAAAGTAAGAGGTTTTAAGAAATCATTTGATAAAGTGTTTGAGGAATTTAATAAGTTTGTTGATAATAGGAAAAATATAGCGGCTGTTTATATTAGCGGAACTACAAAAGAATTTGAAAAAGTTCAGAGAGATTTTTTTGAAAAAGTTGGTAATTTAGAGCATACCTTAGAAGTTATTATGGGGAAGGTTTCAAGTACATTATTAGTTCATTCTGGTCCTGATTTATTTGGTATAGGTGTAATTGTAACAGAATAA
- a CDS encoding replication-associated recombination protein A, with protein sequence MYIPLYESLRPKKLNEVIGNQKLKGILRNWIIKDKIKSFVIYGPPGSGKTTIISAFLNELDTNRYEIHKISGALEGAKTLKTIIAQSETPLFKKQIVLFVDEIHRLNKAEQDVLLLHVEKGDLILIGSTTENPSFSINPALLSRILTFEISPLNEEDIEELLNIIEKKFQNVSFSKNLNIHLKTYFGYDIRRIINTIEALIDIGIKEIEPDSFKEILSSFGYSKEDKYDAISAFIKSVRGSDPDAAVFYLAYMLENGEDPLYIARRLMILASEDIGLADPIALNIAVSAFLATKEIGYPECLYPLTEATIYLSSAPKSNSSLNAYMTAKQYINIDFEIPMKLRNPVTKWMKTKGYGKDYKYPHDYNGFIKDYYLPEKIKNTQIYKPYDIGFENKIKQRLKKLWDGFKNY encoded by the coding sequence TTGTATATTCCATTATACGAATCATTAAGGCCAAAAAAATTAAATGAAGTAATTGGAAATCAAAAATTAAAAGGTATTTTAAGAAATTGGATAATAAAAGATAAAATTAAATCATTTGTAATTTACGGGCCACCAGGGTCCGGTAAAACTACTATAATATCAGCTTTTCTAAATGAATTAGATACTAATAGGTATGAAATTCATAAAATTTCTGGAGCATTGGAAGGAGCAAAAACTCTTAAAACTATTATTGCTCAATCAGAAACACCTCTTTTTAAAAAACAAATAGTTTTATTTGTTGATGAAATTCATAGATTAAATAAAGCTGAACAAGATGTATTGCTGTTACATGTAGAAAAAGGAGATTTGATTTTAATAGGTTCTACTACAGAGAATCCTTCTTTTTCCATAAACCCAGCGTTATTATCAAGAATATTGACTTTTGAAATTTCCCCTTTAAATGAGGAAGATATAGAAGAATTATTAAATATAATAGAAAAGAAATTTCAGAATGTTTCATTTTCTAAAAATTTAAATATTCATTTAAAAACATATTTTGGTTATGACATAAGAAGAATAATAAATACAATTGAGGCATTAATTGATATAGGAATAAAAGAAATAGAGCCTGATTCATTTAAAGAAATATTATCCTCTTTTGGCTATTCAAAAGAGGATAAATATGATGCTATATCAGCTTTTATAAAAAGTGTTAGAGGTAGTGATCCAGATGCAGCTGTATTTTATTTAGCATATATGTTAGAAAATGGAGAAGATCCATTATATATAGCGAGACGATTAATGATACTAGCATCCGAGGATATTGGACTTGCAGATCCTATAGCGTTAAATATTGCTGTTTCTGCATTTTTAGCAACAAAAGAAATAGGATATCCAGAATGTTTATATCCATTAACAGAAGCAACAATTTATTTATCTTCAGCACCAAAATCCAATTCTTCCTTAAATGCATATATGACAGCTAAACAATATATTAATATTGATTTTGAAATACCTATGAAACTTAGAAATCCGGTTACTAAATGGATGAAAACAAAAGGATATGGTAAAGATTATAAATACCCACATGATTATAATGGGTTTATAAAAGATTATTATTTACCAGAAAAAATAAAAAATACTCAAATATATAAACCATATGATATAGGATTTGAGAATAAAATAAAACAACGTTTAAAAAAATTATGGGATGGGTTTAAGAACTATTAG
- a CDS encoding S4 domain-containing protein, which translates to MRLDKFLKVNKIIKRRTIANELAKAGKITKNNNTLKPSYEVKSGDIINITLYNKKIIFKITDDYKIEILEEININNNV; encoded by the coding sequence ATGAGATTGGACAAGTTTTTAAAGGTAAATAAAATAATTAAAAGAAGAACTATTGCTAATGAATTAGCTAAAGCCGGAAAAATAACAAAAAATAACAATACACTAAAACCTTCATATGAGGTGAAATCCGGGGATATAATTAACATTACATTATACAATAAAAAAATTATTTTTAAAATTACAGATGACTATAAAATTGAAATATTAGAAGAAATAAATATTAATAATAACGTCTAA
- a CDS encoding ABC transporter ATP-binding protein, whose amino-acid sequence MSEPVLIVENLKTYFDIAEGTVKAVNGVSFTLNKNESLGVVGETGSGKSVTMKTIMGLIKKPGYIPEGKILFYTDEFSKDGKKEYIDLTKLPYNQFTRIRGKHVAMIFQDPMTSLNPMYTVADQMIETIMYHQNVSEEEARKRAIELLRKVGIPNAEERIDDYPFQFSGGQRQRIVIAIGLSCNPELLIADEPTTALDVTIQAQILELMKDLQNEFNTAMIYITHDLSVVAEIADKVMVMYGGMQMELADVNTIFEKPLHPYTHMLLNCIPRHDAKKEELEPIPGQPPIMLDPPELCPFLPRCPKATDRCRKELAPFKEVEQGHYIRCWNPMDVEMEGDK is encoded by the coding sequence TTGTCTGAGCCAGTTCTTATAGTAGAAAACTTAAAAACCTATTTCGACATAGCTGAAGGAACAGTTAAGGCAGTAAACGGAGTTTCTTTTACTTTAAATAAGAATGAGTCTTTAGGTGTTGTTGGTGAAACAGGTTCTGGAAAAAGTGTTACTATGAAAACTATAATGGGATTAATAAAAAAACCAGGATATATTCCTGAAGGTAAAATTTTATTTTACACTGATGAATTCAGTAAAGATGGGAAAAAGGAATATATTGATTTAACAAAATTACCATACAATCAATTTACTAGAATAAGGGGAAAACATGTTGCTATGATTTTCCAAGATCCAATGACATCTTTAAATCCAATGTATACTGTAGCTGATCAAATGATAGAAACAATAATGTATCATCAAAATGTTTCTGAAGAAGAAGCAAGAAAAAGAGCTATAGAATTATTAAGGAAAGTTGGAATTCCAAATGCTGAGGAAAGAATAGATGACTATCCTTTCCAATTTTCAGGAGGACAAAGACAAAGAATTGTTATCGCTATAGGTTTATCATGTAATCCAGAATTATTAATAGCTGATGAACCAACAACAGCACTTGATGTTACTATTCAAGCACAGATATTAGAATTAATGAAAGATTTGCAAAATGAATTTAATACGGCAATGATTTATATAACACATGATTTATCTGTTGTAGCTGAGATAGCAGATAAAGTTATGGTTATGTATGGTGGAATGCAAATGGAATTAGCTGATGTGAATACTATTTTTGAAAAGCCATTGCATCCTTATACACATATGTTATTAAATTGTATTCCAAGACATGATGCTAAAAAAGAGGAGTTAGAACCAATTCCAGGACAACCACCAATAATGTTAGATCCTCCAGAACTATGTCCGTTTTTACCTAGATGCCCTAAAGCAACAGATAGATGTAGAAAAGAATTAGCACCATTTAAAGAAGTTGAACAAGGACATTATATAAGATGTTGGAACCCAATGGACGTAGAAATGGAGGGAGATAAATAA
- a CDS encoding ABC transporter ATP-binding protein, which yields MLLRVNNLKKYFPIKHGFIVEKTVGYVKAVDDVSFELDKGETYGLVGESGCGKTTIGKTILRLYNQTDGEIFIDDKDTSYLFLKRSEAKEYLKNHYIDILNNGIKKKSESEFLNELPDYKKPYFEYLIKNGESKFIDYMLSDLKEKRMHFRRKVQIVFQDPTSSLNPRMTVGAILSEPLLFHGIAKNKNDAFDIVKEILVNVGLKKYHVDRYPHQFSGGQRQRIAVARAAILKPDLIILDEPTSALDVSVQAQIIKLLKDLQSELNAGYLFISHDLGVVRFISNYVGIMYLGRMVEYGDSDEIFDNFKHPYTEALLNAAPVPDPKKRRDRKQFIIKGQVPSPINRPNGCFFSPRCKYAFEPCSKKYPEYYEVEKNHYVGCYKFEPKS from the coding sequence ATGCTTTTAAGAGTTAATAATTTAAAAAAATATTTTCCTATAAAACACGGATTTATAGTTGAAAAAACTGTTGGATATGTAAAGGCTGTTGATGATGTTAGTTTTGAATTGGATAAAGGCGAAACATATGGGCTTGTTGGAGAATCGGGTTGTGGTAAAACAACAATTGGTAAAACAATTTTAAGATTATATAATCAAACTGATGGAGAAATATTTATAGATGACAAAGATACAAGTTATCTATTTTTAAAAAGATCAGAAGCTAAAGAATATTTAAAAAATCATTATATTGATATTTTAAATAATGGAATAAAGAAAAAATCAGAATCAGAATTTTTAAATGAATTACCAGATTATAAAAAACCATATTTTGAATATTTGATCAAAAATGGAGAATCAAAGTTTATTGATTACATGCTATCTGATTTAAAAGAAAAGAGAATGCACTTTAGAAGAAAGGTACAAATTGTTTTCCAAGATCCAACATCATCTTTGAACCCTAGAATGACAGTTGGTGCAATATTATCAGAACCATTATTATTTCACGGTATAGCTAAGAATAAAAATGATGCTTTTGATATAGTTAAAGAAATACTTGTAAATGTTGGTCTTAAAAAATATCATGTTGACAGATATCCACATCAATTCTCAGGAGGACAAAGACAAAGAATTGCTGTAGCTAGAGCTGCTATATTAAAACCAGATTTGATAATTCTTGACGAACCTACATCAGCATTAGATGTTTCAGTTCAAGCACAAATTATTAAATTATTAAAAGATTTACAATCAGAATTAAACGCAGGTTATTTATTTATTTCTCATGATCTTGGTGTTGTTAGATTTATTTCTAATTATGTTGGTATTATGTATTTAGGAAGAATGGTTGAATATGGTGACTCTGATGAAATTTTTGACAACTTTAAACATCCATATACTGAAGCATTATTAAATGCAGCTCCAGTTCCTGATCCAAAAAAGAGAAGAGACAGAAAGCAATTTATTATAAAAGGACAAGTTCCTTCTCCAATTAATAGACCAAATGGATGTTTCTTCTCACCAAGATGTAAATATGCATTTGAACCATGTTCTAAAAAATATCCAGAATATTATGAAGTAGAAAAAAATCATTATGTAGGTTGTTATAAATTTGAACCAAAATCTTAA